CTGCTGGGGAGTCACCGCCGGAAGGGGCACGAACACGTGAACGAGGCCTGGTGCTTTCGGGAGAGGCCCGATGTGCGTGTCGTAGCTGAACGAAAAACGCCGGCCCTCCTCAGCGAGGGCCGGCGCAACCAGCACGCCGAGGATGAGCGAAACGTTCAGGGCACGGAGGCCAAAGCGTCGCGCAGGAATCCGGAATCCACCCAGATGTGAAAATCCTCCCGCACATCGACCAAGCGGATCACGCCCTCGCGATCGAGCAGGAAGGTCGCCGGATGGGGTACACCCGCCTCGATCTCCTCCGCATCGGGTCGTCGCAAACCAAGGGAATCGATGGCCGCGCTGCCGGGATCGAGCGCGAACTGGATTCGCTCTCTCATCCCCAGGCCATCCACGAACCGAGCCGACTTCTCGTTCCATTGATTGTCCGGAATCACGTACACGATCTCGAGATCGGGTTCGTCCCGGAAGGTTTCTCGCAGCTCCACGAG
This sequence is a window from bacterium. Protein-coding genes within it:
- a CDS encoding peroxiredoxin family protein produces the protein MELRETFRDEPDLEIVYVIPDNQWNEKSARFVDGLGMRERIQFALDPGSAAIDSLGLRRPDAEEIEAGVPHPATFLLDREGVIRLVDVREDFHIWVDSGFLRDALASVP